In Rahnella variigena, one DNA window encodes the following:
- a CDS encoding efflux transporter outer membrane subunit, producing MHGFYNNKIISVFILLPLFLSAGGCARVHDEKTALPVTDIAKLRTPEIPASAMHEWPGSDWWRDYHNPQLNALVEQALKDSPSIAVVQQRVELAKARIKMQEASGGPQLDFGADVERQKMSAEGVMGPFALDDPAAGTTGPWYTSGTYGLQSSYELDLWGKNRAVIQSALGASQAKQAELAEARLMVSSAVVELFWDIQTYMALHQTLLDLREQEAIIAKTDQQLYAQGVRSSVDDTSTKIRMAKIDEKIDVSKGRLQLLQTSLQAMLGLKSPAVHLKPVALPPVRESLPPRLGYELLARRPDLQAAHWVIESSLSAVDAAHAAFYPSINLMGFLQYDALHMSDLFRSSAQQMGVIAGLTLPVFDSGRLNANLDIVRTSSNLSIASYNKAVVDAVTDVVKSASQVQTLSIENAHQQAVVKGSQHLWELTRQRFAVGILSGADVAKAKLPLLQEQATKIQLQGQWISADIRLTRALGGGYRSAEKQG from the coding sequence ATTCATGGTTTTTATAATAATAAAATAATATCGGTGTTTATTTTATTGCCTCTCTTTCTGTCTGCGGGCGGATGCGCGCGGGTACATGACGAAAAAACGGCATTGCCAGTCACTGACATTGCAAAGCTCCGCACACCGGAAATACCGGCGTCTGCCATGCATGAATGGCCGGGTTCAGACTGGTGGCGGGACTATCATAATCCGCAGTTAAATGCGCTGGTAGAACAGGCACTGAAAGACTCGCCCTCGATAGCGGTGGTGCAGCAACGTGTTGAACTGGCGAAAGCCAGGATCAAGATGCAGGAAGCCAGCGGCGGTCCGCAGCTGGATTTCGGTGCGGATGTTGAGCGTCAGAAAATGTCGGCAGAAGGGGTGATGGGGCCGTTTGCGCTGGATGACCCGGCAGCCGGAACGACCGGCCCTTGGTATACCAGCGGAACTTATGGTTTGCAGAGCAGTTATGAGCTTGATTTGTGGGGCAAAAACCGCGCTGTAATTCAGTCTGCTCTGGGGGCTTCACAGGCGAAACAAGCTGAACTGGCCGAGGCGCGCCTGATGGTTTCATCTGCGGTCGTTGAGCTGTTCTGGGATATCCAGACTTACATGGCACTGCATCAGACCCTGCTGGATTTACGTGAGCAGGAAGCCATCATCGCAAAAACTGATCAGCAACTTTATGCACAGGGTGTTCGTTCTTCTGTCGATGACACCAGCACCAAAATCCGCATGGCGAAAATTGACGAAAAAATCGATGTGTCAAAAGGGCGTCTGCAATTGCTGCAAACGTCGCTGCAGGCGATGCTGGGGCTGAAATCGCCAGCGGTTCATCTGAAACCTGTTGCCTTGCCGCCGGTCAGGGAAAGCTTGCCGCCGCGTCTCGGCTACGAGCTGCTGGCGCGCCGTCCGGACTTGCAGGCCGCGCACTGGGTGATTGAATCCTCCCTGAGCGCAGTGGACGCGGCACACGCTGCATTTTATCCCAGCATCAACCTGATGGGATTCCTGCAATACGATGCATTGCATATGAGTGATTTGTTCCGCAGTTCTGCGCAGCAAATGGGCGTTATCGCCGGGCTTACGCTGCCGGTGTTTGACAGCGGCAGGCTGAACGCCAATCTGGATATCGTGCGCACCAGCAGCAATCTGAGCATTGCTTCGTATAATAAGGCGGTAGTTGATGCGGTAACCGACGTGGTGAAAAGTGCCAGTCAGGTACAGACGCTTTCCATCGAAAATGCGCATCAGCAAGCGGTAGTTAAAGGAAGCCAGCATTTGTGGGAACTGACCAGGCAGCGATTTGCTGTGGGGATCCTAAGCGGTGCCGATGTTGCCAAAGCGAAGTTGCCATTATTGCAGGAACAGGCGACGAAAATTCAATTGCAGGGGCAATGGATCAGCGCGGATATTCGCCTGACCCGCGCACTGGGGGGCGGTTACCGAAGCGCAGAAAAGCAAGGGTAA